The following are encoded together in the bacterium genome:
- a CDS encoding SPASM domain-containing protein: MIERYIIDTKAEFEFANAMAYSWRVLKGARSGSLCTISPRLCASGFVSIDENYNMYPCPELEGSELKLGNALTDDLKHIWSKRHEVRRRLRRRIARLGNSQCRACVWKAICNKGCPGSALAYGNVDGPDKANCTINKIVFKELTKFYHDLGYPTRVNPKLIA, from the coding sequence TTGATCGAAAGATACATAATCGACACCAAGGCAGAGTTCGAATTCGCCAACGCAATGGCATATTCATGGCGCGTCCTCAAGGGCGCCAGGAGCGGATCGCTGTGCACGATATCGCCGCGCCTGTGCGCATCGGGCTTCGTATCGATCGACGAGAACTATAACATGTATCCCTGCCCCGAGCTGGAGGGAAGCGAGCTTAAGCTCGGCAATGCCTTGACGGATGACCTGAAACATATCTGGAGCAAGCGGCATGAAGTACGGCGGAGGCTCAGGCGTCGAATTGCCAGACTGGGAAACAGCCAATGCAGGGCATGCGTCTGGAAAGCGATATGCAACAAAGGGTGCCCAGGCAGCGCGCTGGCATATGGAAATGTGGATGGCCCTGATAAAGCAAACTGCACGATAAACAAGATCGTGTTCAAGGAACTTACGAAATTCTATCATGACCTCGGTTATCCAACGAGGGTCAACCCGAAGCTTATAGCCTGA